The Bicyclus anynana chromosome 12, ilBicAnyn1.1, whole genome shotgun sequence genomic interval taagtaaaatataataatttaaagatccACATTGCGATCCACAtccaaatataatgtaattatttttttgaattaaattataaacacgcacattttctttttgtaaaatatggATAGTATATCAATAAGTTTTTAAAGGCAAGTTGTTTGTCGAAAAAGGTAACGCCCCTTAGCCATTTTGGCTTTCAACATTACTACCAACTTACCAGGTAAGCACAACTCACACCCGTAGCTATTGAAGAACCTGTTTGAGCGAAGGGTGCGAAAGCGAGAAGTGACGAACATTCCCCTCGCATTCCTCAAAATTTCTATCACACCTTCCGAGCCAAGTCGATAGCCCGACAAATACGAATATTACAACGGTTTTGTTTCATAGAATAATTATGTCTTTTTAGATGATTtaagtagatatttaaaaataaaattaattaatacttatttagTCGTACAccaattttgtacatttttaatttttataggaTTTACTGATTTACGAATGAGAATTTTCTGTCTTAAAGTTACAAATTACAGTTCcagattttatcaaaaagtcTAGCACAAGTGATGAAGTCTGATGACGTCTAATTAGCCCGGTCACACATTTATAAGCCTTTTCTGACTTTATTTGATCGCTTGGTAATACCTTTTCCTATACTAGGTATAGGTACCAAtcacaatataattaaaaaaaaattaaatcacaatataatttttaaaaaaatcaaaccattatactattttagaaaaaatcgtCATACAAGCCAAATAGATGCCACAAGTCAATGTTTCTTGGTGGTCGGAGATGTGTGATAGGACTTTTATTGAACCGGCGAGCTTTCAACGAGCTTTCTACCTATGCGACCTCTGTCTGCCCGCTGCGATCCTGGTATGTTCCCGCGCCAGTGTCGGCGTTGTCGCTAGCCGCTTTCTCCTTCTGATGAACTTTTTTAGGAACCCCTCCTACGAGCGAGAGCGAAAATCTTTTGTCTCCGTCTACCAAACGTAGACGGTAAGTATGGCCTAtaaatagataggtaggtaggtataataactcggccctTTGAGGGATTGAGCTTTATAAACTCCAAGCACCAGCCTCCTAGCGTTTCAATATTTTTACCTAAAGGGTGAACACCGTGTTAATGTTATCCTGTAGAGaaactaaataattatgaacTTAGATCGAGGCTCATGCTTGTGATAATGAAAACTAAAACCCTTTTCAAGCTTAATTGCTTTTATCGCAAAGGGCGATAAAAGCAATTAAGCTTGATGCTTCTGGTTCAGGCGCAAACAATGCTTAAAAGGGATTTAATAATCAATCCAGCCCATCCATCTGTATTTGGTTGATTCTTAAATATAGTTAGCATCAACAGACCAAGCAAGTGGCCCACTTGATGATAACTGGATTCATCGCCTATATATTCACATACCCTTTAGATCGgaacagcaatgctgcttggcagcAGAAAAAAGCGAACTCTTGTCACTAAAGCTTTGTTCTTTCTACTAGTAGTAGGCTCATATTTTGTATCTATTCTAGTATGTTCCGGTGCCCGCATGACGACCATCACCACAACCACGACGATGCCGCCACCCTCCTCTCCGACACCGCTCACCATGGCGTACAGCCCCGAGCTGCCCACCGTACCGCCGCAAGTCTGCACCGAAGCCACCAGCACCATCTCACCATTGGGCAGACTGCGCAGCGCTATGCGAGACATCAGCTACGTTCAGAAGAATGTTCTGGACGCTTTCATTATATTCTACACGGATGAGCATTTGGTAAGAATGTCACCGCAAATTGCCGGCACAAGTATTCCAACTAGAGTAGGTCCTATAAGATTTTTGACGAACAGCTTCCGTAGCgtagtgatatgcgcggtggatttacacgacggaggtcctgggttcaatcccttTTCCcaaaaattttcatcctcctcctaacaaattagctcgcttgacgcttccatcttagactgcatcaccacttaccatcagagatgagattgtagtcaatggctaacttgtaaaaaaaagaaagtaggtacatacaaattatacaaaattgaaattatgtcacgtgtctcaaacggtgaagaaaaaacatcgtgaggaaacctacatacttgagaattttctgtattctctacgtgtgtgaagtctgccaatccgcatttgatcagcgaggtggactaaggactaacccctatcattctgagaggagactcctgctcaagagtcaacagtgaaccgaatatgggttggatGATAAATAGGGAGACATGATGGAAGCATGGCACTTAACTTAAGCACGCGTATTTCGTGTTCCTATCTTAGACTCGTTGTCTTCTAAGGAAATAAATATTCTATATCGATTTTTTCATCGGAACAGAGTGAGGAGCCGTCAGCAGATGAGCGCAGATTGGAGTACTTCAGCGGCTGGGACGGGCCGGGCACGGCAGTCGTGCTCGCGGACGGCGAGGCGGCGGTGTGGGTGCCGGCGGGCGACGTGCGCCGTGCTCGCGCCGTGCTCTCCTGCGCATGGAACGTGCTCGACGCTGACAACCCCAGCCAGACCAGCGTAGCTGAATGGATCATTGTACGTTTTTTTCTCTGATAGCATAACTCGTATAAATTAGCGTAAACTCGTAAAAATCAAACTAAGTGATTCGACTGAATGAAAAAAGTCTATAAAATTACCTACACGCAGTTAGTGGCAAATATATGCAGAAATGGTATAAacacctactactactactactactagcaaTGTCTACGAGTAAACATAGGGCTACAATTTGGGGttattcaaaaacaaacaaatcccGAAAAAGTCAATAAAGCACCTCGGTGTTTCACGGTGACACCCTTAATTATTTAGGGATAGTTACTTAACATTAAATGAACCGTTTGCTCGTTTGCTCACGTATTGATTATTTACACTTTTTTCGAATTTCgaatcgaatccggtccggggcatgcacctccaacttttcagttgtgtgcattttatgaaattaaatatcacgtatctcaaacggtgaaggaaaaacatcgagagaaaacatgccaatccgctttgggccagcgtggtggactattggcctaacccctctcattctgagaggagactcgagctgagccgaatatgggttaataacgacgaaCGATTCTTATTTAACAAAATCTTCCCTTATGAACTAAATCTCATTCATGCAGAAATACGCACCGCGCAACGCACGCATCGGCGCAGACTCTCGTCTGACGTCCATCAACCAGTGGCAGATGCTACTGGGCAGCCTGCAACGCGAGGGCATGTCCCTCCTCGCTATGTCCACCCTCCTCGATCAGCTGTGGAACGAGGAACTCGACCCGGAGAAGCGGAGACCAGAAGTTAATAGAGTCGTGGCTAAGTTACACAATTCTTCATATACAGGTACGAATCTTAATTAACTTTGTTTATCAGAATTTTATCGTAGGTTTCTCAAAGGCTTTTGAATTGTCGATGATAGCggactaatattaataaagtactTTTATAATAACTCATAAACAAAAGGCATTTTATGGGTAATCGATCTCCATCTTAAAGACCTCATCATTGCCTTCCATCCTGTAAGCCTATTCACgataaaaaagcttgtaaaGACACTAGCTAGGTATATAGATATTTCCACAATACCTGTCTCCTGTAATAAGTGTCGGTTATAGATGTCCATTCAAACTATGTTGAAAAGTTGAATTGTCGTTCAAGGTATGACATGGCGACAAAAAGTAGACCTAGTCCGGAACGAACTCCGGCTTATTGGCGTCGACGCGATGGTGGTCACCGCCCTGGATGAGGTGGCCTGGCTCCTCAACATCCGGGGAAGGGATCTGCCCTACGCGCCTCTCCTCAAGGCGTTTGTTGTAGTCAGCGTTCGGGAACTGAGGGTGTACGCGCCTGCTGGCAAGCTCTCTATGCCAGTACGGGAAGCTCTTGCTGTGTACAACTGCTTTCCCAATTCGAATAACTGTACCAGGTAAGCATTACTTTTAGCAAATTCGTCGtctaatgtaaattattaagaTCTATAATCGCATTGGGCTTGATTCCAAAGTTTGCTTGGAGATGAACATAATTATTGCTCCAATTAATTAGAATGACGATTTAATTTGTTAcctacatttacatttataaataatctttcttaaataatttttcgtAGTTGACGACTAGCTAAAATGGCAAACGATACCCTACAAACTgcctatttaaattaaagatacATTATGAAGCAAACATTCAACAAGCCGTCGGTCccgtcattatcatcaacatccgATAGTGGCTGTCAATttaccattatcattatcaccctaatcccgCCAACCAGCATTGCAGAGCAGTGTGGAGGGAGGCCTGACTCCTCTAGGGGGgccttaaaataggctaataatgacaattttgaattttaagggTGAAAGATTACAGCGATATATATGCCGACCTAAGAAAAGCTACAGAGTCAAAGATCCTCATACCAACGGAAGGGACTTTCCAAAGAGGCGCATCCGCAGCCATCGCACAGATAATCCCTCTAGCCAAGAGGTTGTTCCAACCATCGCCGATACTGTACTTCAAGGCGCAGAAGAATCAGGCGGAAGTGATGGGAATGCATAAAGCGCATCTCCGCGACGCTGTGGCGATGTGCACTGTATTGAGCTATTTGGAAGTCGTGGTGAGAGGTTTTTGGTAGTCGACTTTAAAAAGGGAAATGTTGtgaaaatgggagaagttactcaattttttaagcttccgtcgcgtggtatgttcgttatagaaacaaaaactactcaacggattttaacaaaacttggtacaattattcttcatacacctgggcaggttaaagtatacttttcattacgctaccatcaataggagcacagcagtgaagggaaatgttgagaaaacgggagaagttacttcattttttaagcttctgtcgccgtcgcatggtccctaccataggggtagtaggataggggtagggtaggggtagggtagaggtggtagggtaggggtaggcgtagtagtagggtttcacgcagacgaagtcgcgggcgtccgctagtattaaaatatgatAGTAGATCGTTATTAAGTCAAACATTATTAGGTACCACACCTGCAAACTCATATTATAGGTACCTAGCGTAAGTTTCAAATACCCTCGATTGTAAAGAAGAGAGGAATTTTCAGCCCTACTATGCTCACAATAATGATTGAgaatcattattagccgatggaccgTAGACGTCCAACAAGTGTACTTGCCCTCTGGTAAGAACTTCCaaacatttcttttgtatttctGATGTAGATGACTATTAGTAGACTTCTACATCTAGCGCATTGTTTTTTGCAGATATTCCACAATGTTGGTCTTCGGGCGAGGAGGGTTACCTCTAATGTTTTTTCGAGGGAGAAAAAGATCCTTACGGACTTCTTCCAACTAGTCATGTCCGGCTAAGATTAGACTATGCTAACTTCCTCGTATGTTGCCCGGTCAGCACGAAACCGCTTGGCATTCATGCTAACGaatgatgaatttatttctCTCTGTCCGTTATCCTTtgtctaaataaaaatttctgtcCTAATTAAGCTCTGAACATCTTTGAATACTTCGTCCATCACCTTATGGCTCGTATCCCTGCACGActcgtaggtactcgtagagTGAAGATGACGAACAGAACATGTTACACTTACTTGCCGGGACCTATAAGTATACTTTTATTCTCCAGGGGAAGTCCGGGCTAAACGAGCTAACAGTGGCGACGAAGGTGGACATAACGCGCGGTACGCAGGCCGGCTACGTGTCACAGTCCATGCAGACGAGGGTAGCCTTCGGGCCCAGCGGCGCAGAACCCGAGTACAAGGCAACTGCGGCTACCAGTCGAAGGATATTCCCCAACTCCACGATTGTTATACAGTCTGGAGGACAATATTATGGtacaatatttacatacatacaatcaactaagtacaattattttttcatacattcTGGCTATGTTATCTGGAGGATAGACGTAAGACTTAAATGGACCTCAACAGCTTAAAGTGTACTTACTTACACAAGGGAGAATTTTATGATTGAGTTTTCTGTAACACTTATCAGCAACGTAACGCCTATCTTTATCCGACTTCgtagccaaaaggaagggtaatgattattatttattagactTAATTTTTTGTTGGTAATAGTCGATGGTACAAGCAGTTGAACCATCTTATTAAGTGCCTACCTATTAAAGCCTATCACAAGGCCCAAAAGCATACTTCGTAAAACATGTTGGTGTAACATGACGGTgtaatattatacattaaaaaagaGTTGCAGCACACCATTCTATATCCTGATCTTCTCGACGCTAGCTCCATTATTTGTTCtttggaaaataataaactgtGCTTAATAGCAATATATCGGTCTCCGTCTTTTAAACAAATTGATAGATTCTGTGACAGCCTAGACACCATTTTAAACTCGCTGAATCAATATAAATCCACTGTAATACTGGGCgatatcaatttaaatatttcgcCAGAAAATTTAGACAGTCGCTCACAAGACTATCTAAATTTCTTATATTCACATGGTCTCTTATCTACTCATTTCTTTCCTACACATGATAAAAACTGCATTGACCATGTATTTGTAAAAAGTGTGCAAAAATCTGTAACATTGGTTTTAAATCCATCGGTTACTGATCACTCTCCTGTAATATTTTCAACCGATATGACTACTCAAAAACAATCTCTATTAAACTTTAGCACTAACACAGACTACGCAGCCGTTGATAAAGACATAGCAGCGACTGATTTTTCTGAGGTCCTTGCTGCTACGAATGCAAATACTGCTACTCTACTACTAGTGAATTCTTTGATcacaatcattaaggctaatacAAAGTCAATTAAAGTTTCACGTAAAAGAATAATACTAAAACCCTGGATCACCCCGGGACTTTTACGATGCATTAGAAATCGTGACCGCCTACATAAAAAACTCAAATCTGCACCACATAATGcaatacttaaaataacatataatCGATATCGGAATTTttgcaataatatattaaaaaaagtaaagattaaCTATGAAAAAATGGAATTTGATAAAGCGAAGAATAACATGAAAGCTACTTGGGAAGTCATAAAAAAGGTCGCCAACATCAGTTTGAAAACTCCTACTGCAACGGAACTACTTACTTTGGATCAAGACCCCAATAAATCACTAAACCTTGTTAACGAGCATTTTGCAGGAGTTGGTAGCCACCTTGCCTCATATATttaccaaaaaacaaattatactaAATATCACCGGCCTTCACAAGCTGGACCTTTAAATTCCTTTGGACTAATTCCTGTTGATGAAAaggaaatagaaaatattataaacagtctTAAGAATAATGTTTCGGTTGGTTGGGATGGTATGCCTGTTAGAGTAATCAAAGCAAATGTATCAATAATAGCTCCTCTAATGACTCATATTTGCAACCTATCTTTCTCCTCTGGTACCTTCCCTAAGGTTTTCAAAAAAGCTTTAATAATTCCGATCCACAAGGGCGGAGATAGAGACTGTGTCAATAATTATAGACCTATATCAATACTACCAGCTTTATCTAAAATTATGGAAAGTGCTCTAAATAGAAGATTAGTAATGTATTTGGAATCCAAAAACCTCTTGGCTCCCAATCAATTTGGTTTCAGGAAAGGAACGTCTACAGAAGACGCCGTCCTTCAACTAACTGAAACTATCACAAAAGCTATAGATAACAAACTAAAATGCATAGGGGTATTTTTAGACTTATCCAA includes:
- the LOC112054994 gene encoding xaa-Pro aminopeptidase 1-like isoform X2, which gives rise to MHILVVACLASIITIEVCSGARMTTITTTTTMPPPSSPTPLTMAYSPELPTVPPQVCTEATSTISPLGRLRSAMRDISYVQKNVLDAFIIFYTDEHLSEEPSADERRLEYFSGWDGPGTAVVLADGEAAVWVPAGDVRRARAVLSCAWNVLDADNPSQTSVAEWIIKYAPRNARIGADSRLTSINQWQMLLGSLQREGMSLLAMSTLLDQLWNEELDPEKRRPEVNRVVAKLHNSSYTGMTWRQKVDLVRNELRLIGVDAMVVTALDEVAWLLNIRGRDLPYAPLLKAFVVVSVRELRVYAPAGKLSMPVREALAVYNCFPNSNNCTRVKDYSDIYADLRKATESKILIPTEGTFQRGASAAIAQIIPLAKRLFQPSPILYFKAQKNQAEVMGMHKAHLRDAVAMCTVLSYLEVVGKSGLNELTVATKVDITRGTQAGYVSQSMQTRVAFGPSGAEPEYKATAATSRRIFPNSTIVIQSGGQYYEGTTAVTRTLHYGSPTREERRAYTTVLRSLCALATLQTPSTLPAAHTDPVARAPLWAARQDYAPPTGYGMGAALNRKEDPVVIDYRQDINLHTFREGYFITSEPAWYEAGKFGAKLGNVLEVLPRAGGYLGFREATLIPYEYKLIDRNLLTEYEIKWLNEYNERIRKTVGPELKDQGLTDVYYWMMNKTVPIESPRAKKNNPNSAPSYTCRLEIIIVLAAFALSYY
- the LOC112054994 gene encoding xaa-Pro aminopeptidase 1-like isoform X1, producing the protein MLLGSRKKRTLVTKALFFLLVVGSYFVSILVCSGARMTTITTTTTMPPPSSPTPLTMAYSPELPTVPPQVCTEATSTISPLGRLRSAMRDISYVQKNVLDAFIIFYTDEHLSEEPSADERRLEYFSGWDGPGTAVVLADGEAAVWVPAGDVRRARAVLSCAWNVLDADNPSQTSVAEWIIKYAPRNARIGADSRLTSINQWQMLLGSLQREGMSLLAMSTLLDQLWNEELDPEKRRPEVNRVVAKLHNSSYTGMTWRQKVDLVRNELRLIGVDAMVVTALDEVAWLLNIRGRDLPYAPLLKAFVVVSVRELRVYAPAGKLSMPVREALAVYNCFPNSNNCTRVKDYSDIYADLRKATESKILIPTEGTFQRGASAAIAQIIPLAKRLFQPSPILYFKAQKNQAEVMGMHKAHLRDAVAMCTVLSYLEVVGKSGLNELTVATKVDITRGTQAGYVSQSMQTRVAFGPSGAEPEYKATAATSRRIFPNSTIVIQSGGQYYEGTTAVTRTLHYGSPTREERRAYTTVLRSLCALATLQTPSTLPAAHTDPVARAPLWAARQDYAPPTGYGMGAALNRKEDPVVIDYRQDINLHTFREGYFITSEPAWYEAGKFGAKLGNVLEVLPRAGGYLGFREATLIPYEYKLIDRNLLTEYEIKWLNEYNERIRKTVGPELKDQGLTDVYYWMMNKTVPIESPRAKKNNPNSAPSYTCRLEIIIVLAAFALSYY